Proteins encoded by one window of Hippoglossus hippoglossus isolate fHipHip1 chromosome 15, fHipHip1.pri, whole genome shotgun sequence:
- the LOC117775663 gene encoding receptor-type tyrosine-protein phosphatase epsilon-like isoform X2 — protein sequence MVLFLIGISIAVNNSSHENQTAENPTHQGDHVLPSTLVISLLLIIVVLLTIYCLRFKNHRKALVTSVDKKIPNGFLEEQGEQTVVLLPRSPSPSKRYFPIPLDSLEEEYRLRSADDGKLFREEFNSLPCYYHHGSFEEASREHNREKNRYPNILPYDHSRVVMNHLDGHLCSDYINASYIDGYKEKNKFIAAQGPKLETLSDFWRMIWEQKTTTIVMLTNLKERKEDKCYQYWPEKGCWMYGNVRVAMEDVTVLVDYTIRKFCVQYGSDGPRAPRLVTQLHFTSWPDFGVPFSPIGMLKFLKKVKAVNPSYAGPIVVHCSAGVGRTGTFIVIDSMIDMMHMDQRVDVFGSVSRIREQRCQLIQTDMQYSFIYQALLEYYLYGDTELDVCSLEGHLQRLHNTRAPHDRLGLEEEFRKLTNVRIMKENMRTGNLPANMKKNRVLQIIPYDFNRVILSVKRGQEFTDYINASFIDGYRQKDYFIATQGPLSHTVEDFWRMVWEWRCHSIVTLTELKEREQEKCFQYWPSEGSVTFGDYSVELTADTQCETFTLKDMVLTYRPEKKSQHVRHFHFHGWPEIGIPAEGRGMIDIIAAVQRQQQQSGNRPIIVHCSAGAGRTGTFIALSTILERVKAEGLLDVFQTVKSLRMQRPHMVQTVEQYDYCYRVVQDFVDIFSDYANFK from the exons ATGGTGTTGTTTCTGATCGGGATCTCCATCGCCGTGAATAATTCATCTCATGAGAACCAAACTGCAG AAAACCCCACCCACCAGGGGGATCATGTGCTCCCCTCCACTCTGGTCATATCCCTGCTTCTCATCATCGTTGTCCTGCTGACGATCTACTGTCTGAG GTTCAAAAACCACAGGAAAGCTCTCGTTACCTCGGTGGATAAAAAGATTCCGAATGGCTTCTTGGAGGAACAAG GAGAGCAGACAGTGGTCCTTCTCCCCCGATCTCCCTCGCCATCCAAGAGGTACTTCCCCATCCCGCTGGACTCGCTGGAGGAGGAGTACCGGTTACGCTCTGCAGACGACGGCAAACTCTTCAGAGAAGAGTTCAAT TCGCTGCCGTGTTACTACCACCATGGGTCCTTTGAGGAGGCGAGCAGAGagcacaacagagagaaaaacagatacCCAAACATTTTACCAT ACGATCATTCAAGAGTGGTGATGAATCATCTCGATGGACATCTGTGCTCTGACTACATAAACGCATCTTACATAGAC GGTTATAAAGAGAAGAACAAGTTCATTGCAGCACAAG GCCCAAAACTCGAGACGCTGTCCGACTTCTGGCGGATGATTTGGGAGCAGAAAACGACAACGATAGTGATGCTGACGAAtctaaaagaaagaaaagag gACAAATGTTATCAGTACTGGCCGGAGAAAGGCTGCTGGATGTACGGGAACGTCAGGGTGGCGATGGAGGACGTCACGGTGCTGGTGGACTACACCATCAGGAAGTTCTGTGTTCAGTAT GGCAGCGACGGTCCCCGGGCTCCGCGGCTGGTCACTCAGCTCCACTTCACCAGCTGGCCAGACTTCGGGGTGCCGTTCTCGCCCATAGGCATGCTGAAATTCCTCAAGAAGGTCAAGGCTGTCAATCCGTCCTACGCTGGACCCATTGTTGTGCACTGCAG TGCCGGGGTGGGGAGGACTGGGACGTTCATTGTCATTGACAGCATGATCGACATGATGCACATGGACCAGAGGGTGGATGTCTTCGGCTCTGTGAGCAGAATACGAGAGCAGCGCTGTCAACTCATCCAGACAGAT aTGCAGTACTCCTTCATCTACCAGGCTCTGCTGGAGTACTACCTGTACGGAGACACGGAGCTGGATGTGTGCTCTCTGGAGGGCCATCTGCAGAGGCTTCACAACACCAGGGCGCCCCACGACAGGCTGGGCCTGGAGGAGGAGTTCAGG AAGCTGACCAACGTTCGCATAATGAAGGAGAACATGAGAACTGGGAACCTCCCCGCCAACATGAAGAAGAACCGTGTGCTTCAAATCATCCCGT atgATTTCAACCGAGTAATACTCTCAGTGAAAAGAGGACAGGAGTTCACCGACTACATCAATGCCTCCTTTATTGAT GGCTACAGGCAGAAGGACTATTTTATCGCAACCCAGGGCCCCTTGTCTCACACAGTGGAGGACTTCTGGAGGATGGTGTGGGAGTGGAGGTGCCATTCAATCGTTACGCTCACCGAACtcaaagagagggagcag GAAAAGTGCTTCCAGTATTGGCCATCAGAGGGCAGTGTAACATTTGGAGATTATTCCGTGGAGCTGACTGCTGATACACAGTGTGAAACCTTCACGCTCAAAGACATGGTGCTCACCTACAGACCA GAAAAGAAGTCACAGCACGTGCGACACTTCCACTTCCACGGCTGGCCTGAGATCGGGATCCCGGCTGAGGGACGGGGGATGATTGACATCATTGCGGCtgtgcagaggcagcagcagcagtctggaAACCGTCCCATAATCGTGCACTGCAG TGCCGGTGCAGGTCGGACCGGCACCTTCATCGCCCTCAGTACGATCCTGGAGAGGGTGAAGGCTGAAGGCCTCCTGGACGTCTTTCAGACAGTCAAGAGTTTACGCATGCAGAGACCACACATGGTTCAGACTGTG GAGCAATACGACTACTGCTACAGAGTGGTGCAGgattttgttgacattttctcaGACT
- the LOC117775663 gene encoding receptor-type tyrosine-protein phosphatase epsilon-like isoform X1, translated as MVLFLIGISIAVNNSSHENQTAENPTHQGDHVLPSTLVISLLLIIVVLLTIYCLRFKNHRKALVTSVDKKIPNGFLEEQGEQTVVLLPRSPSPSKRYFPIPLDSLEEEYRLRSADDGKLFREEFNSLPCYYHHGSFEEASREHNREKNRYPNILPYDHSRVVMNHLDGHLCSDYINASYIDGYKEKNKFIAAQGPKLETLSDFWRMIWEQKTTTIVMLTNLKERKEDKCYQYWPEKGCWMYGNVRVAMEDVTVLVDYTIRKFCVQYQGSDGPRAPRLVTQLHFTSWPDFGVPFSPIGMLKFLKKVKAVNPSYAGPIVVHCSAGVGRTGTFIVIDSMIDMMHMDQRVDVFGSVSRIREQRCQLIQTDMQYSFIYQALLEYYLYGDTELDVCSLEGHLQRLHNTRAPHDRLGLEEEFRKLTNVRIMKENMRTGNLPANMKKNRVLQIIPYDFNRVILSVKRGQEFTDYINASFIDGYRQKDYFIATQGPLSHTVEDFWRMVWEWRCHSIVTLTELKEREQEKCFQYWPSEGSVTFGDYSVELTADTQCETFTLKDMVLTYRPEKKSQHVRHFHFHGWPEIGIPAEGRGMIDIIAAVQRQQQQSGNRPIIVHCSAGAGRTGTFIALSTILERVKAEGLLDVFQTVKSLRMQRPHMVQTVEQYDYCYRVVQDFVDIFSDYANFK; from the exons ATGGTGTTGTTTCTGATCGGGATCTCCATCGCCGTGAATAATTCATCTCATGAGAACCAAACTGCAG AAAACCCCACCCACCAGGGGGATCATGTGCTCCCCTCCACTCTGGTCATATCCCTGCTTCTCATCATCGTTGTCCTGCTGACGATCTACTGTCTGAG GTTCAAAAACCACAGGAAAGCTCTCGTTACCTCGGTGGATAAAAAGATTCCGAATGGCTTCTTGGAGGAACAAG GAGAGCAGACAGTGGTCCTTCTCCCCCGATCTCCCTCGCCATCCAAGAGGTACTTCCCCATCCCGCTGGACTCGCTGGAGGAGGAGTACCGGTTACGCTCTGCAGACGACGGCAAACTCTTCAGAGAAGAGTTCAAT TCGCTGCCGTGTTACTACCACCATGGGTCCTTTGAGGAGGCGAGCAGAGagcacaacagagagaaaaacagatacCCAAACATTTTACCAT ACGATCATTCAAGAGTGGTGATGAATCATCTCGATGGACATCTGTGCTCTGACTACATAAACGCATCTTACATAGAC GGTTATAAAGAGAAGAACAAGTTCATTGCAGCACAAG GCCCAAAACTCGAGACGCTGTCCGACTTCTGGCGGATGATTTGGGAGCAGAAAACGACAACGATAGTGATGCTGACGAAtctaaaagaaagaaaagag gACAAATGTTATCAGTACTGGCCGGAGAAAGGCTGCTGGATGTACGGGAACGTCAGGGTGGCGATGGAGGACGTCACGGTGCTGGTGGACTACACCATCAGGAAGTTCTGTGTTCAGTAT CAGGGCAGCGACGGTCCCCGGGCTCCGCGGCTGGTCACTCAGCTCCACTTCACCAGCTGGCCAGACTTCGGGGTGCCGTTCTCGCCCATAGGCATGCTGAAATTCCTCAAGAAGGTCAAGGCTGTCAATCCGTCCTACGCTGGACCCATTGTTGTGCACTGCAG TGCCGGGGTGGGGAGGACTGGGACGTTCATTGTCATTGACAGCATGATCGACATGATGCACATGGACCAGAGGGTGGATGTCTTCGGCTCTGTGAGCAGAATACGAGAGCAGCGCTGTCAACTCATCCAGACAGAT aTGCAGTACTCCTTCATCTACCAGGCTCTGCTGGAGTACTACCTGTACGGAGACACGGAGCTGGATGTGTGCTCTCTGGAGGGCCATCTGCAGAGGCTTCACAACACCAGGGCGCCCCACGACAGGCTGGGCCTGGAGGAGGAGTTCAGG AAGCTGACCAACGTTCGCATAATGAAGGAGAACATGAGAACTGGGAACCTCCCCGCCAACATGAAGAAGAACCGTGTGCTTCAAATCATCCCGT atgATTTCAACCGAGTAATACTCTCAGTGAAAAGAGGACAGGAGTTCACCGACTACATCAATGCCTCCTTTATTGAT GGCTACAGGCAGAAGGACTATTTTATCGCAACCCAGGGCCCCTTGTCTCACACAGTGGAGGACTTCTGGAGGATGGTGTGGGAGTGGAGGTGCCATTCAATCGTTACGCTCACCGAACtcaaagagagggagcag GAAAAGTGCTTCCAGTATTGGCCATCAGAGGGCAGTGTAACATTTGGAGATTATTCCGTGGAGCTGACTGCTGATACACAGTGTGAAACCTTCACGCTCAAAGACATGGTGCTCACCTACAGACCA GAAAAGAAGTCACAGCACGTGCGACACTTCCACTTCCACGGCTGGCCTGAGATCGGGATCCCGGCTGAGGGACGGGGGATGATTGACATCATTGCGGCtgtgcagaggcagcagcagcagtctggaAACCGTCCCATAATCGTGCACTGCAG TGCCGGTGCAGGTCGGACCGGCACCTTCATCGCCCTCAGTACGATCCTGGAGAGGGTGAAGGCTGAAGGCCTCCTGGACGTCTTTCAGACAGTCAAGAGTTTACGCATGCAGAGACCACACATGGTTCAGACTGTG GAGCAATACGACTACTGCTACAGAGTGGTGCAGgattttgttgacattttctcaGACT